The Desulfobacteraceae bacterium nucleotide sequence TCGACCGGCTGGATCTGGCCGTCGAGACCACCATCAACCAGCCGGCGCAGCAAATCGTCAGCCGCTATCTGCAAGACCTGGCCCAGCCGGAAGCCGCGGCCGCATCGGGGCTGATCGGCCACCGCCTGCTGCAACCGGAGAACCCGCTGGAGAGCGTGATCTACAGCTTCACCCTCTACGAGAAATCACCGGCCGGCAACCTGCTGCGGGTCCAGGCCGACAACCTCAACCAGCCCTTCGACATCAACAGCCAGGCACGGCTGGACCTCGGCTCCAGCGCCAAGCTGCGCACCCTGGTCACCTACCTGGAGATCATCGCCCGGCTGCACGGCGAATTCCGCAGCCTGGATCCAGCCGCACTGCGGCAGAAGGCCCAGCCCCGGCGCGACGTGCTGGCCCAGTGGGCGGCGGCACGAATCCTTGCCAAGCCCGGCGAAACCCTGGCCGCCACCCTCGACGCCGCCATGGCACGCACCTATTCGGCCGCCCCGGAGCCGTTTTTCACTGGCGGCGGGGTGCACAATTTCGCCAATTTCGACCCCAAGGACAACAGCCGCGTGATGACCGTCTGGGAAGCCACCCGCAATTCGGTCAACCTGGTCTACATCCGCTTGATGCGCGACATCATCCGCCATTACGCCAGCAGCACCCCCGGGGCCGCGGCGCGGGTTCTGGAGGACGCCGGCAACCCCATGCGCAAAACCTACCTGACCCGTTTCGTCGACCGGGAGGGCCGGGTTTTCATCCACCGCTTCTACCAGCGCCACCGGAGGCTCACCCCGGTGCAGATGGCCGAGGAGCTTTACGCACGCACCGGCCTCAACCCACGTCGCTTCAGCGCGGTGTTCCGTTATCTGGAGCCGGAGGCGCCCTTCGCGTCCTACGTCGCCGCGCTCAGCGCGCAGGTGCCGGCCAGCGTCAGCCTGGACGCAAAGACGCTCCAAGCGCTCTACGCTGCCCATGCGTCCGAGACCTGCAGCTTGGCCGATCGCGGCTATATCGCGCAGATCCATCCGCTGGAGCTGTGGGTGGTCAAATCCTTGCGCGGCGAGCCGAAAACCGACCTCAACACCCTGTATGATTCCGGCATGCAAGTGCGCCTGGAAGTTTACGACTGGCTCTTCAAAACCAGCCGCAAAAACGCCCAGGACATCCGGATCCGGTCGCTGCTGGAAGTCGAGGCCTTTGACGGCCTGCTGCGGGACTGGAAACGCCTGGGCTATCCTTTCGAGACCATCACGCCGTCCTACGCCACGGCAATCGGGAGCTCTGGCGATCGCCCCGCCGCCCTGGCCGAACTGATGGGCATTCTGATCAACGACGGGGTGCGGATGCCCAGAGTGAGCCTCAGCGGCCTGCACTTCGCCGCCGACACGCCCTACGAAACCCGGCTGTCGCGGAAGCCCGACGCGGGTGAGTGCCTGATGCCGGCCGAGGTTGCGCGGACGGCTCGCCGCGCCCTGGCCCTGGTGGTCCAATCCGGCACCGCCGTGCGCCTGGCCGGCGTACTGAAGGACCCGGCCGGCCAGCCGCTGACGATTGGCGGCAAAACCGGCACCGGCGACCACCGTTACGAACGCTTCGGCAAGGGGGGCGAGCTGCTGGAATCGCGCGTGGTCAACCGCACCGCCGCCTTCGTGTTCTACTTGGGCGAGCGCTACTTCGGCACCCTGACGGCCCTGGTACCCGGCGAGCAGGCCGGCCAGTTCGGCTTCACCAGCTCACTCACCACCCAGATCCTGAAAAGCCTGCTGCCCCAGCTGCAGCCGCATCTCTATCCGGAGCCGCCGGCACCTGACGGCTCCGCGGCCGAAGCCGCCGCCCAATCATCGCCGGCATCGCCCACAGCCGAAAAGCCCGACGGCACCACCCGCCAGGCCGACCCGCCGGCCGGGGAAGTGCTGCCGGCCGGAGCAGCCCAGAAATACTGAAATCAATTTTGCCGTTCAACTGCTTGCTGGAACCCAAGGCGATGATTGCCGGATCTCATATCCGCCGGTGCGGCGAAGGCAGGTATACTCCGGGAGGCTTGCGGCGGGATCAGCCACCCTCCGCCGGCAAGCGCGGATCGGGCACTTCCTCCCGGATGCGGTCGGAAAAGCGGGGGTCCTGGTCGGCGGCCCGCGCCTGGGCGGTGATCGCGCCGCGCCGGCGCAATTCCGCGAGCGGCAGGCGGGTGTCGACGCTGCCGCGGGCGTAGAGCAGCTCGTCCAGCCGCCCGTTGGCCAGAATGCGCCAGTCGAGCCGCTGTCCCACGCCGAGGTGCTTGAGGTGGTAGCGAATGCCGGTGGTGCAGTTGTGGGTCAGGGCGTTGTACCATCGGGGGCGCCGGGCCAGCAGATTCAGCTCGGCGAGATATTCCAGCAGCAGCGCCCGGGCCTGGGCCAAGGACATCCGGATCCGGAACAGGTAAAGCTCCTCGCCCCGATAGTTGGTGCGCAGCCGCACCACGTCGCGCTCATCGGCGACCACGTAATAGACCTCGAACTGGCGGAAGAAGCCGCGCACCGCCGAGTAGGTCTCGCCCTTTTCCTTGCGCGTCTCGATGGAGATCGCCAGGGGCGGGCCTTCGGCAAACTCCCAGCTGGCAATGGTGTGGGCGATCGCCGTGGGCCCCCAGAAGCAGATGAAGAGGTCCACCCCGCGCAGCTGGTCGAGGTCATAGCTGCGGGTTTCCCAGCGCTCGGTGAAATCGGTCTCGCTGCGGTAGTCGAAATTGCGCAGGTTGTGCACGGTTATCCGGTTTCCCGCCACCTCGGCTGTCGTCGTGCGGGCCACGTCCAAAAGCCAGTCGCGGTCGTTGCTGGG carries:
- a CDS encoding transglycosylase domain-containing protein, whose translation is MVLGLVLVGFGLGGLIARGLLSSALEAKYLARTAQQMTWQLLPGPSDEVRYPGQGPYDLRLGYSKLPGYLERLQTNGWRIDGQARISKQMARAADLGLFLPYPEKDQAGLTLYDGDRRPLYISRHPERVYTSFDSIPPLLVNALTHIENRELLVEAFPTRNPAVEWDRLAQALLEKAISLVDRKRNVPGGSTLPTQIEKYRHSPAGLTTDMREKLRQMATASLRAYLNGPNTLEMRRETVTAYLNTVPLAATADFGEVNGIGDGLWAWYGLDFDAVNRILAKTPGGPADDAYASAFKHALSLIVAVRRPSYYLATDRQALDRLTDDHLKLLANARLISRELADRARQVRLRSASPPTAAPTARFADRKAANAQRIRLIELLGESRLYDLDRLDLAVETTINQPAQQIVSRYLQDLAQPEAAAASGLIGHRLLQPENPLESVIYSFTLYEKSPAGNLLRVQADNLNQPFDINSQARLDLGSSAKLRTLVTYLEIIARLHGEFRSLDPAALRQKAQPRRDVLAQWAAARILAKPGETLAATLDAAMARTYSAAPEPFFTGGGVHNFANFDPKDNSRVMTVWEATRNSVNLVYIRLMRDIIRHYASSTPGAAARVLEDAGNPMRKTYLTRFVDREGRVFIHRFYQRHRRLTPVQMAEELYARTGLNPRRFSAVFRYLEPEAPFASYVAALSAQVPASVSLDAKTLQALYAAHASETCSLADRGYIAQIHPLELWVVKSLRGEPKTDLNTLYDSGMQVRLEVYDWLFKTSRKNAQDIRIRSLLEVEAFDGLLRDWKRLGYPFETITPSYATAIGSSGDRPAALAELMGILINDGVRMPRVSLSGLHFAADTPYETRLSRKPDAGECLMPAEVARTARRALALVVQSGTAVRLAGVLKDPAGQPLTIGGKTGTGDHRYERFGKGGELLESRVVNRTAAFVFYLGERYFGTLTALVPGEQAGQFGFTSSLTTQILKSLLPQLQPHLYPEPPAPDGSAAEAAAQSSPASPTAEKPDGTTRQADPPAGEVLPAGAAQKY
- a CDS encoding DUF4105 domain-containing protein, encoding MATGWTRVTLRVLLALPLVLAVTWAAAAIWFDGPVNRWAAGALAAAFALICLGILLGLRPYWLALLSVSAAFAGVLGWWLAIPPSNDRDWLLDVARTTTAEVAGNRITVHNLRNFDYRSETDFTERWETRSYDLDQLRGVDLFICFWGPTAIAHTIASWEFAEGPPLAISIETRKEKGETYSAVRGFFRQFEVYYVVADERDVVRLRTNYRGEELYLFRIRMSLAQARALLLEYLAELNLLARRPRWYNALTHNCTTGIRYHLKHLGVGQRLDWRILANGRLDELLYARGSVDTRLPLAELRRRGAITAQARAADQDPRFSDRIREEVPDPRLPAEGG